aacaatggttaaccgagAGGTTAGtgtaacgccctgagtccctgaACTTTTTACCTTTTGTCAATTCTAGTCCTTATACTGTGTGAAACTTGACTCTTTTGATACTTGAAACTTTGTGAATCTTGATACTTTGaaacttgaatcttggtgatacttgatacttagtactagatacttgattcttaaAACTAGAGACTTGAtgcttgactcttgatacttgattcttgactcttgagactTGTGACACTTTGAGACTTTGTTAAACGAGAAACTAGAGACTTGACACTTATGTAAACTTGGAAAcatggaaacttttgtgttaataaTCTTGTCATGTAATAATACtacacaataatacgcaacgcaacactTGATCTAGCTCGCAAAACGAACCAAAGTCGGAAAATCTAGCAAACGGGTGTCGGCTGTCCGAAAGgacatctgatcggatgaccatccgatcggagggccattcgaccaaacagccatccgatccaacTCCTGCACCGCCTTACTTACCCTCTTACACTATAAATACGAGTTATCACATCAttcttcactgatgtgacaggcTCCTCCGACCAGACGCACGGACTCTCATTTTAAGGCACTTTTATTCCATTTTGGATGATTCTTGTAAGCTTTCCACTTGATTCTTGTACAATTTTCATCTATACACGTTTCCTCAcatgattcttcatcaaaatcacacttttcaccgtgaaatcactaAGATTCGAGCTCttgaggatgacgtcatcatggcggTTTGTACAATCGGCTGTCTGATGTTATTTTCGTCAAGCTTtagctcagatctaagagatttctaCGTGTTTTACCACGAATCTTTACTAAATCTAAGCTTTTTCAGTTGATTACATGTTTTCCTTCAAACTTTCTTAAACACTTTACTCAAATCGGTGGTGTCTGGAACCAAAACAGGCCAAGGACTTGTTCCTTAGTCTGGAGTCGGCACAATAACCGATTTCCACCGGAAAGATGACCAAGTTACGGGTCAGACATGAAACTTTGCCaagaacagccgtccgatcgaacgggctgattcccatccgatcagatggaCTGAGCCTTGGTGAGTTTTCTGTTGTCTTGATACGTATCACGTCATCTCCGCTAAACTTAAACTTAGAAAAACTTTTTACGAAGGTTGCAAAGGGAAAAGGATCGCAcagtcgaatgaccatccgatcggagggtcgtccgatcgaacggtcatccgaCTGAACGACCTGGATCCCATAGCCTTCAACACTTAAACTTAAACTATTTTGAAGTAAACTTTGAACTATGAGACTTTCACTCGAACGGTCATCTGATCGAACGGTCATCcattcggatgaccatccgattgaACGACTTGGATttatactacaacaaaaacttcaaaagttgaaACATTTTGGAAACACACCTactgatcgaatgaccattcgatcgaatggtcatccgtccggatgaccatccgatcggatggtggtCCGCTTAAGCTAACAGGTCATCCGACCAGAtcaccatccgtccggatggccatccgatcaggagTCTGGTCCGACACTTTGCACGATTCATTATTCTGTTTAACGCATACACTGTAAAATATAATCAGGCTaactccagcgctcccttcaatccaatagTAGGTGTCGATACTTAGCAtccactatgagtatactcgatccctttttgttttaaacacttttgggatgcaacatgtattctataaacttgaTAATTGAAACTTGTTTGGAAACATACTCTATCCTCTGTGAGCATGAAACTAGATACTTTTGGATTCTTGatactttatgttatgtgaacgtttaatccttgtgtgtagttccgccttaacaatagtagcgctataggagtaatgcacctccccattattctcgggggtattgttaggaggataaAAATTTATCTTCCCATTATTCTCGGGGAAGAGCTTTTAAACGCATTGGGATTCTTGGGCTATCATTTGGACTTCGTAAACTAGCATGGCTGGAACTTTTATATGTTTACATGACGGATATGAGTCTTTTAAACTATTAAGATactatatactcaaacttgtatactcgccagtacattattgtattgacattattttaatacatgttgcaggttgatagtagcCGAGAAACAAGAAACTTGCTAGGATATTGTTAGAAACACACCCTAGTTAATTTAGAAACTTTTGAAACAATATTTGATGGTTTGTAATTGATACTTTTGGTGGTTTGATGTTTAGACAATTTATTGCATGAAAATGGGTTAATTACTATTGCAACAATTAGTGTTATGGaaactcatgagcaatctgaacgcttagtgctgcatcccgatgtttccgccatcgattggggtgtgacagattggtatcagagccataagtATAgagaattaggaaaagtaggaatgctttacctagtctatagttctaagGAATCTTGACTTTTatctgttgtttaagacttatgcattctaccgtacTTCCTTCCTAGCAACACATATTCCTGTTAAACTTACTTGccttcctaaggctgacacaatatacACTTGAATACTTTGAAAACGCTGCTATGTAGTGTTTGTATTTTTCACGAGATTTACCCTCAAGTTAGGGgtgacatccgaaccttgatgGGAAATCTCCATATTATATTCTAGTAggtcttatcttttgataagtaccgaCACTGTTAGGGTACGAagttgtcaagttagaggtgaaactcacaccttgataactagtcccactctttgatTTTTCTGTCCCGCCGAAGTCTCGAAATTCCCAATCAATTAGGAATGTGTAATGATCGAAAGGATagatatcgtaggcctaacatcgatgacgaatttgtctaagtaagtcaagacacgttGCCTCAATTCGAGAGGGGTTCGATTCACTTGGGTTAGTCaacgttcctctacccggaacaatcctatgtttttatgagcctatcttttatgttatctcaatttttATATGTGGTTTTAAACTTGATTCTTCGTTCATTTTGAGACTTTTACACAAATCGCACGTAtgtccgcaatctaaaacaataatCACAATCTCTCGGGACGGAACTAAATTTATGATGCTTTGTTCATATTGGTAAACTACGTGGAATCTTGATTAAACTATGGGAAACATGATTGAATGTGAAACTATGTGAAACTACTTAATCTATGTGGGACGTACTATTGTGGTAGCAAAACACTATATGTAACATGGCATCGAAAGACGAGACAGAAGTAACATGgacgaagcatggtggatacgccgctggtacttcctatatataagtgtttccgacatgttaccaactttcgtaccacGTACCATGCGAAATCTAGTGTTTTGTAGGCCGGTGATGAGAATGTTGAACACTAAGCTATGTGAAACTACTTGTTTAATCTATGTGTACTCTAATGCATATGTGTTTTTGTGAGTGGCAAGATACGAGACGTAGCCTAGCATCGAAGACGGGACGGACATGACAtgtccgaaacatggtggatacaccgctggtacttcctatatataagtgtttctgacaTGTTACCGAACTTTCGTACCACATGCTATGTGAAATTCGTGGTTTGCAGACTCGCGGTGGAAATATTGAAATTATTTGATGTATCTATGTGAAAATGATGGAGTCTAATGTTATGGGTGGCGAAACATGACACCGACGACGAAACGGACGTGGCATGatcgaaacatggtggatacgccgctggtacttcctatatataagtgtttctatcatgtTGCCAAACTTTCGTAACACGTGCCATGTGGAATTCATTGTTTTGTGGACTGTGGTGAGGATGTTGAACGATaagctatgtgaaactatttgattAATCTACGTGAATGTGTTAATGGTGGAGTGTATTGTTATGATTGACAAAACacgacacgtaacatgacaccgaatacgaggCGGATGTGACATGCCCGAAACATGACGGATACGCCgccggtacttcctatatataagtgcttctgacatgttgccgaactttcgtacaacgtgccatgcTAAATTCGTGGGTTTGCGGACTTGTGGTGAATATTGAATCTTATTGAAACTTGTTGAACGTTTAATGACAATCATGTGTGAACCTAAATACTACGAGACTTTATGatctagacttatacgatccttTTTCTTGGATCTTTCGATGTCTTCCCGTAAACTATCCGACTCTCTCAAGAGATCCAGGGAAAactctcagaaaaagatgatgtcattCATGGCCGATCAGAACGCTCGCATCatgccaaagatcgtctctgagatccaaggatcaaacactccCCATCCTCTATGGAATCTAAAGGAGAGAAGCTAAAGCCTACGAAGTTCAGCTACAAACACTTCgtctcttgcaaccctaagcctttcacggaCAGTGATGGGGTGACCGCAATGATAGAGTGGTTCAATAACATCGaggttaccttcattaacagcgagtgcccagaacatttaaagactaggagtgcaacGAGAATGTTTCAAGGCAGAGCTCTGGAGTGGTGGTCGAATGAGAGAAACATCCGCTCTAACGAAGAAGCTTATGCTCTTCCATGGCCAGAGGTGCGAGAATTGATGATGCTcgaattttgccctccccatgaacagctaaagcttgaagaagagttcTGGCATCTCAAGCAGATTGGTGATGACAATCTGGCTTATACCACCCGTTTTAAGCAACTCAGCATTATCGTGACTCATTTGGTTTCTACTCCGAAACgcatgataaccaagtacatcaatgggTTACCTCTTGCCATGCGTGACTCGATTGAAGCAGCTCAGCTTGACACTATTGAGGAAGTTTATCATCGGGCCGCAAGTTTAAACAACAACCGTGTTTGTGATAAGCAGTTTCGAAACTCTGCTCCCGCAAAGCCAGCTAACCAAATCACTCAGTAGCCAAGTGGCAGCAGGAACAAGAAGAGAAAGTCTCAGGGTTCAGGGTGCAATGCGATTGTCCCTGCTGCAAACCCTGTTGTTAAGACTGCTCCTGCTGCTGCTGTTCCAAACCCTCCTGCTCCTGAGAACAAGAAGCAGTACACTGGACCTCATCCTAAGTGTGCCATCTACAGCTACCATCATCCTGTTACTTCTGCTTGTCGTTTGTGTATCAATTGCAATCGCTATGGTCACACAACTCCCTACTGCCGTCAAGCAAACCAAGCTTAGCAAGCGCCAGCTCAGGCAGCTCTACCAGCTCCCCCAGCTCCTCCGCAGAATCCTAGGCCAGTCATCGCCGTTcgtgcatgctacaagtgtggagacACTACTCACCTCCGTAACCAGTGTCCTCAGCTAAACAAGGAGCAACAGCCAGCCGCTCGTAGACGAGCGTTCAACATTAATGCTAATCAGGCTCGTAACGACAATGACGTCGtgaatggtacgtttctcgtcaATAATCTTTacgcttcgatactatttgatactggccCCGATAGAAGCTTTGTGTCCgtagaatttgaatctttgttaaactgtgcacgctctaagctacctaagtcaTTTTCGGTTGAGATTGCCGATGGTAAATCGATTCTAGTTGATTCTATTCTCAATGGTTGTTCCTTGACTCTTAACGACCACGTCTTTACTATTGATctaatacccatgcaattgggtagttttgatgtcataatcggcatggattggttgcgtaagaatAATGCTGAGATCACTTGCCATGAGAAGTACGTTCGCTTACCTCTTCCGTCCGGTGATACTTTACACGTTTATGGAGATCGACCTTCTAGAGGACTGAAGTTGATGTCATGCACTCAAGCGAACAGGTGCTTACGTAAACAGAACattgccttcttggcccacgtggtggaacaaaagaGCAAGGGAAAGAACATAAGCGATGTTCCAGTAGTGTGTGAtttccctgacgtctttcctgaagatcttcctggtcttcctcctcctagttctgttgattttcgtattgatctcgtacctggtgcgactcctatCGCCAAGGCTTCTTACTgacttgcaccttccgagatacAAGAACTATCCAGTCAACTGCAATAACTGCTTGACAAAGGTTTCatacgtccaagtacctctctgtggggtgctcctgtgctattcgtcaagaagaaagatggttcatttCGTATGcgtattgactaccgtgaacttaataaactcaccgttaagaatcgttatcctctccctcgtattgacgatctattcgaccaactacaaggcgcgtcctgtttctcgaaaatcgaccttcgatctggttatcatcagctctATGTCCTTGAAGATGATATCCCCAAAACTGCGTTtcgcactcgttatggacactacgagttcgtggtcatgccttttggattgaccaACGCCCCCGTTGTGTTCATAGATCTTATtaatcgtgtttgtaaaccttatttggatcgttttgtgatagtctttattggTGATATTCCTATTTACTCGAAAACTGGAGTTGATCATGAACGCCATCAACGTCTTATGCTAGAACTTTTACGTGGTGAACGATTGTAcgctaaattttctaagtgcgagttttggattgatgaagtacaatttcttgggcACGTTATTAGTAAACAAGGTATTCATATTGACCCTTTTAAAATCGAAGTTGTGAAGAATCGGAGAACGCCTAAAACTACATCTGAGATTCGTTccttcttaggattggcgggttattaccgtcgattcatctcggaCTTTTCAAAGATAGTCGTTCATCTCACTACTTTGTAATGCTcctgttttaaacacttttggaatgcaacatgtattctataaacttgatacttgaaacttgtttggaaacatactctatcctatgtgagcgtgaaacttgatacttttggATTCTTGatactttatgctatgtgaacgtttaatccttgtgtgtagttccgccttaacaatagtagcgctatatgAGTAATGCACCTctccattattctcgggggtattgttaggaggagacatttaTCTTCCCATTATTCTCGGGGAAGAGCTTTTAAACGCATTGGGAttcttgggctatcacttggacttcgtaaactagcatggctgaaacttttatatgtttacatgacggatatgagtcttttaaactattatgaTACTacatactcaaacttgtatacttgccagtacattattgtattgacattattttaatacatgttgcaggttgataatAGCTGAGAAACAAGAAACTTGCTAGGATGTTGCTAGAAACACACCCTAGTTAATTTAGAAACTTTTGAAACAATATTTGATGGTTTGTAATTGATACTTTTGGTGGTTTGATGTTTAGACAATTTATTGCACGAAACTGGGTTAATTACTATTGCAACAATTCATGTTATGGaaactcatgagcaatctgaacgcttagtgctgcaccctgatgtttccgccatcggttggggtgtgacagttagcCCACGAGTCgagtctcgtcaagtagggttaatccctccTTTCATCGATCGATGACCGGGTCGTTCTCTAATCCGTCTCCTGCACAAtgaaaacacaccgtgactcaTAACAAGGAGAATGGGGTGGGGGTTGCTCCTTGTTACCATCctccggcatgagaataagtatttgcttGGGAGCAAGATAAGTATTTAAGTAGTAATTGTGAGAGAGCAGATTAGcgttacctcaaacctggttcggGATGGGTAATTATAGCCGAATAGTGAAGGAGAAGGGCCGAAAGGCAGCTAGATGGGCCTAGGGCCCGACTGACAATCTTGCAGCTTTTGGTAACGTGACAGCTGCGCGGGTCACGAGAGTCTTAGGCGCATGCGGAGATGTTGCCATGTGTCCTGCTATATCGGTTGAACGAAGGAACACCCGCCACGTGGCGTGTTGGGGTTGTTAGTCTGTCTACCAGCTTTATGCATGTGGGCTGGGCAGCTGTGCATTGAGCGGTCGGCTGACCGCTGCTGTTAGTGCCCGGGCATACCACTTGCTGGTTTGGTCACGAAAGTTAAAGTGACAGTTCCACTCGTGTAACAATAGGACACGATTTTGCACCACATCGCTATGTGCGGTAATCTGAGCAGAACCCAAACATTTCTATTGCCGCTCTGCGCGCGCCCACGCAGGACCGCAGCCTGGGAATGTGTTTGCCAGAAAGTGAATGTAGTAGGGTACTATCATTCTTGGTAGTAATTACCGCATCCCTTGTATGTTGACGAAAACAaccattttcatacacaaggtgaGTCTTCTCATATTTCCCCGAGAGGGAAAGCAAACCAggttcgcgcgtgcccgcacgaACGGAGGTGAATCCTGTCGGTAGGGTCGATGAGCCGGGTGATGGTCACTCGCGCCCAAGCCTGATGCGAGATTtgagaccataccccttcaatagTGTTTATCAACTCGCTGAAAACCAAGAAGGAGTCAACTGACTAACAAAATTTACGGGTAATCttaattttgtgaaaaaaaaatcataatataTTCTCATTAACTCTTCAAATGGAAACTGCATCTAAATAGAAGGTAAATAAATGACAATCTGCGTCGCTACCCtttttttgaatagcaaaatcaaatttaaaaaaaaaattatattcatAGATCTtcaggtcaaagcattactatcCATTACCCTTTAAACTCGATCAAGTATAAAAATCATGCAAATTCAAActataaaaagaaaaacaaattttACTTATTCAATCCGTATAATACAATTCTTTTAAACCTAgtcttttaataaaataaaatttgataTAAAAAGGGTAAAATGAAAATCGAATAAGAAACAATAATGATGAAGATTTAATAATTTATATCCTTTTCCTGTTTCCAAAGTGTTTTAAATGAACAAGATTCATTATTATGGAATTTATTTAAAGAGCTCATCTTTAATACAAGCGAGAATTTAGTAAACAAATCTTGTTAAACAATTAACGTGCGCAGATCCGTCCAGTGCGCATTATAGCTTAATCCACTCTTATTCTGGTTCTTGAAAAGGGGGTTTCTTGGTGGTCCATTTTGTTTGTTTGTCCTCCTCAAGCAGTACCTAATTCTTTTGCTCTTATCCCTTACTTGGGTCAtctctcttttctttttcttgtgTTTTACTAATAAACTTCCAAACAGATCTATTTTGTTTTGTGGGTTTCTTGATTTCCCACATTTCAAGATCATATTTTTAAGCAAAAGCAAGATAGTGAGTGGAGTTTGTTGAAGGAACCTTCAGatcttgttgctgttgttgttgtttgaaGTTGAATTTAAAGGGGTTTTCTGGTTGTTGTAGGTGAAGGTAAACAaggcaagaaagatggaaaaagACCCACATCTTTTTTCAATTTAACACATCTTGTTGTGTGTTCGTTTGCATTAAAGTTAGAGGAAGAAAGTGGGTTGAAAAAGGTGTGTGCAGATTAAAGAACAATGTTGGCAAGGAGTCCTTCTAGTGTCCATACAGCCACTACTTGTAATACTTTACTTAGAGAACTACAGGTAATCTTTTCagaaaaatttgtgtgttttgattGCAAATTTGTTTGTTTTGGGGTACCCTTTGGGTTCTTTGACATGGGTTTTCTTTCAAAATTTGGTTTTTAGTTACAATTTTCCAGATTTTCATGTTCTTTTTATGTAAGAAAATGAGAATCTTGAAGAATCTTGAAATGGGTATATGAGTTTATATCAAATTCAGTGAATTGATGGTGTATTTTCTCATTTTCTGTTCCCTGAAATGTTATTTTATACTCTTTtgattttctttaattttttcttgacttttttttatttattattctgTCGTTTATTCATTTCACATGATTTTTGCTTTTCTTGTTTGAGTAGAATTTGGAAAATTCATTTGCTATAACCTATTAAATATCTTTTCCCTTTtccccaaaatattaatttagaaATTCTATCATTTTTGTGTTGGATTTCACTAGCTTGTTATTGTACTAAAAATGTGGAATTACATATAATTTCAGAAAATTCTTAATAGTATATTTCTGGTATTTTACTAAATTGTTCTAGCCAATATTCTTCTTTACCATTTTGATGATAAAAAAGATGTCTTTTTAATTTCCTTTTTGGATCATGCAGCAAATATGGATGGACATAGGTGAAAATGAAGCCGAGAAAGACCGAATGTTAATGGAATTAGAAAGAGAGTGTTTAGAAGTGTACAAAAGAAAGGTCGACGAGGCTGCAACCGCCAAAGCGCGTCTTCACCAGGCGGTTGCCGCCAAAGAAGCCGAACTCGCCACTCTCATAGCGACCCTCGGTGATCTTAACACTCATTTTCCGGTAAACAAATGGTTTCATTCAATCATAGAAGCCATCATTGTCAACTTTATTATTTATTCCTTGCACCTAATCTTAATCATGTTTTTCTTGGCTTTATTAGTCTTTTAAGTTTTAACCACTCATtagctttattattattattattattattattattattattattattattattattattattattatttcccTTTCTAATTGTTATGATTAATTAAACTTTTTGGGGTACAAGTAAACTGCAGGGTTTATAGCAAAAAAATGAACGTTTATCATCGTTGGGAAATAGAAAAAAATCATTGTTGGAAAATAGAAAAAAAACATACATGAACGTTTATCATCGTTGTAATGATAAGTCGATAACCGTTTTACCCCGAAAATTTGGGAAAATGATCCATTTTTTTTTGCAAGTATAGGCTTATGTTTTTGTATGGTTGACTTTTTTATGTTTCATAGCTAGAGTGTACCTTTGACTTTTAAGAGTCAAACAATAATtgtttaagtttattttaagttGAAAAAGTAATTATATGTTTATATCTATAACTTTGCTTTAAGTGTTCTCTTTTTTCGTTGAATAATACAGATAAACATTGAAAACAAATCATCAACATTGAAAGCTCAACTTGCAATGGTCACACCATTGGTAGAAgatttgaaattaaaaaaagaagaaagaatCAAACAATTTGCAGATATAAAGAGTCAAATCGAAAAAATTAACGGTGAAATTTCGGGATTTAGTCAATTTGTAGATTCACTGAATCTCGAAGAACAAGACTTATCACTCCGAAAACTCGGTGAATACCAATCTCATCTTCGGACTCTGCAAAAAGAAAaggtacaattttttttttttgtttttagaaaaattacGTAAAGCTAGAatctttttgtaaactgttaaaTGTATTTTATTTGCAGTCGGAACGGCTTCATAAAGTTTTAGCCCATGTGAACGAAGTGCATTCCATGTGTAGTGTTCTCGGGTTGGATTTCGGCAAAACCATTAGTGATGTGCATCCGAGCTTGCACGGTACAAGCTTAGAACAAGCAACAAATATAAGTGATAGCACATTGGAAGGTCTAGAAAACGCCATTCTTAAGTTGAAAACAGAGAAAAAAGTGCGGTTTCAGAAGGTGAACTCAtattaaagagtaaaatgccatttttcatccctgaggtttggccagttttgcaacttttcatccaaaggtttgtatttccgcatctggatccaaagggtttgaaatcttgccattttcatccgggtCGTTAACTCTATCATTTTTCTTCGTTAAGGCAAGGGTATTTTCGTCTtgtttgttaacttaaagggcaattcagtctttttcactttatgtacaagcatttagcataatgtacaagtattcaaaaaagatgaaaatacccttaacaaaaaaagacgaaaatacctctgccttaacggagaaaaatgaatggagttaacaagccggatgaaaatggcaagattacAAACCCTTTGGATCCACATGCGAAAAAAAAACCTTTGGACGAAATTCGCAatactggccaaacctcagggacgaaaatggcattttactccatCTTAAAACTTGAAAAACCGTAAATTACACGTTATTAGTCGTAcgttagaaaataattttttttttggatgaaATACAGTTGAAAGATATTGCGGAAAAATTATTTGAGCTTTGGCAAATAATGGATTCTACAAGGGAAGAAAAGAGTTATTTTTCAAGAATTACGTCGGTTATTAGGTTATCGGAAGCGGAAATTATGGAACCCGCAGCTCTTTCGTTGGAGGTTATCCAACAGGTTTTACTCCTTTTGGTCTTTTTTTTCAACTTCTTTTTGTTTTCTTTAagtaataatattataataaaaataatcTTGGCAGGCATCGGAAGAAGTTGAAAGGCTCAGTA
This genomic stretch from Helianthus annuus cultivar XRQ/B chromosome 8, HanXRQr2.0-SUNRISE, whole genome shotgun sequence harbors:
- the LOC110872866 gene encoding 65-kDa microtubule-associated protein 6, whose product is MLARSPSSVHTATTCNTLLRELQQIWMDIGENEAEKDRMLMELERECLEVYKRKVDEAATAKARLHQAVAAKEAELATLIATLGDLNTHFPINIENKSSTLKAQLAMVTPLVEDLKLKKEERIKQFADIKSQIEKINGEISGFSQFVDSLNLEEQDLSLRKLGEYQSHLRTLQKEKSERLHKVLAHVNEVHSMCSVLGLDFGKTISDVHPSLHGTSLEQATNISDSTLEGLENAILKLKTEKKVRFQKLKDIAEKLFELWQIMDSTREEKSYFSRITSVIRLSEAEIMEPAALSLEVIQQASEEVERLSKLKASRMKELVMKRRSELEAICLKTHIEPDPSTAIDKSNAMIDSGLVDPSELLANIEAQISKVKTEALSRKEIMDRIERWLSACEEENWLEDYNLDQNRYSAGRGVHLSLKRAERARIAVNKIPSMVDNLISKTIAWENEKKKSFLYDGVRLVTILEEYKLTRLQKEEEKKRFRDQKKLQDLLHTERESIYGSKPSPRRSTSFRMSNGHRGNGSMTPTPRRNSAASPTLEPMTPRSYSGRQNGYHKEMRRLTTAPLNFVTVPKEDTISFSSVYGSEPGSPLQN